A region from the Sorex araneus isolate mSorAra2 chromosome 6, mSorAra2.pri, whole genome shotgun sequence genome encodes:
- the MAPK12 gene encoding mitogen-activated protein kinase 12 yields MGSPPPARKGFYRQEVTKTDWEVRAVYQDLQPVGSGAYGAVCSAVDSRTGLKVAIKKLYRPFQSELYAKRAYRELRLLKHMRHDNVIGLLDVFTPDETLDDFTDFYLVMPFMGTDLGKLMKHEKLSEDRIQFLVYQMLKGLKYIHAAGVIHRDLKPGNLAVNEDCELKILDFGLARQADSEMTGYVVTRWYRAPEVILNWMRYTQTVDIWSVGCIMAEMITGKTLFKGSDHLDQLKEIMKVTGTPPEEFVQRLQSAEAKNYMKGLPELEKKDFASILTDASPLAVNLLEKMLVLDAEQRVTAAEALTHPYFESLHDTEDEPKAQKYDESFDDVDRTLEEWKRVTYKEVLSFKPPRHLGVKSSKETAL; encoded by the exons ATGGGgtcgccgccgcccgcccgcaaGGGGTTCTACCGCCAGGAGGTGACCAAGACGGACTGGGAGGTGCGCGCCGTGTACCAGGACCTGCAGCCCGTGGGCTCGGGCGCCTACGGCGCGGTGTG CTCGGCCGTGGACAGCCGCACCGGCCTCAAGGTGGCCATCAAGAAGCTGTACCGGCCCTTCCAGTCAGAGCTGTACGCCAAGCGCGCTTACCGGGAGCTGCGTCTGCTCAAACACATGCGCCACGACAAC GTGATCGGACTGCTGGACGTCTTCACCCCTGATGAGACCCTGGACGACTTCACGGACTT CTATCTGGTGATGCCATTCATGGGCACGGACCTGGGCAAGCTTATGAAGCACGAGAAGCTGAGCGAGGACCGAATCCAGTTTCTCGTTTACCAGATGCTGAAGGGGCTGAAG TACATCCACGCCGCCGGCGTCATCCACAGG GACCTGAAGCCCGGCAACCTGGCTGTGAATGAGGACTGCGAGCTGAAG ATCCTGGACTTTGGCCTGGCCAGACAGGCGGACAGCGAGATGACTGGCTACGTGGTGACTCGGTGGTACCGGGCGCCCGAGGTCATCCTGAACTGGATGCGGTACACGCAGACAG TCGACATCTGGTCGGTGGGCTGCATCATGGCGGAGATGATCACGGGAAAAACGCTGTTCAAGGGCAGTGACC ACCTGGACCAGCTGAAGGAGATCATGAAGGTGACGGGCACCCCTCCTGAGGAGTTTGTACAGAGACTGCAGAGTGCAGAG GCCAAGAACTACATGAAGGggctcccagagctggagaagaagGATTTCGCCTCCATCCTGACGGACGCCAGCCCGCTGG CGGTGAACCTCCTGGAGAAGATGCTGGTGCTGGACGCCGAGCAGCGGGTGACCGCGGCTGAGGCGCTCACGCACCCCTACTTTGAGTCCCTGCATGACACGGAGGACGAGCCCAAGGCCCAGAAGTATGATGAGTCGTTTGATGACGTGGACCGAACCCTGGAGGAGTGGAAGC GTGTCACCTACAAAGAGGTGCTCAGCTTCAAGCCCCCCCGGCACCTGGGAGTCAAGAGTTCCAAGGAGACGGCCTTGTGA